The DNA region GCGACGGGCCGTCGGCGACGTCGACGAGGGTCGTCGGTAAGGACCGTCGGTAAGGATGGAACTTTCGAGCGCTCCGGGGAAGCCCCTCCGAAGAACATTCGGTCCAGCCCCGATCAGGTTTGCGGATCTGCGGAACGGGCTGGGATCCTGGCAGGCATGCCGAACAATCCGCAGGCCCGCCGGGCACCGGTCGACGACGTGGACCGGGCGATCATCCGCGCCCTGGCCGACAACGCCCGCCTCCCCAACAACGCCCTCGCGGCCACCGTCGGCATCGCCCCCTCGACCTGCCTGACCCGCGTCCGGGCGCTCCAGGAACGCGGCATCATCCGCGGTTTCCGGGCCGAACTCGACCCCGCCGCGATCGGGCTGCCGCTCCAGGCGATGATCTCGGTACGGCTGCGCGCCCACACCCGCGAGCAGAACGAGAGCTTCCGCAGCAGCGCCCCCGACCTGCCCGGCGTGCTGGCCGTCTTCCACATGGCCGGCTCCGACGACTACCTGCTGCACGTCGGCGTCGCCGGCCCCGAGGCCCTGCGCGACTTCGTCGTGGACCACCTCACCACCCACCCGGCGGTGGCCCAGACCCGCACCAACCTGATCTTCGAGCAGATACCGGGCCGCCGCTACCTCGCCCCGGAGCACTGACGGCCGACCGGCGGCGACCACCCAGGGCATGGTCACGACTTCTCCACGAATGTGTCCGACAAGTGGAGTTGATGCGTCCTGACCCCTTGTCAGGCGGAACGTTCCTCCCTACCTTCGTGGTTCGGGAACGCGGCCCGCTGAGTCAGTCGCAGGGGCCCGCGGTCCGCACCATCACCGGAGGCACGACAAGATCTGGAGGTTTCCCATGCCCGGAACCATGATCGAGGAGATCCGCGACGCGGGTCCGCTGCTGGTCGATGACGAGACCATCCTGTTCGAGGACGACGACCGCGCCGACCGCGAGGCCACGGCGTGTCTGGCCGACCCCTGGGTGACGGCCACCACCCGGTTCGCCTGCGACTTCAACTCCTGACGGTGACCGGTTTCATCGCCGGCCGCAGCGGGTGGTCCGACGACACCTGGTCGTACCTGAACGATCCGCGGATGCCGGCGGTGGAACACGGTTGGAAGCTGCACGTCTCGGCGCGGCCCGGCGAGTTGGCGGCCGTGACCGGGCTGGTCCGGCCGGTGCTGCTGCGGTACGTCTGCCACGCCAAGTGGGCGAGCGGTCCGGAGGTGCTGCGGGAGCTCAACTCCGGGGTGCGCAGCGCGGGTGCGGTGGGGAAGGCGATCACGGTGTATCCGGCGCCGGGCACGGTGGTCGCGCTCGCCGAGGAGCTGGTCGAGGTGATGCGCGGGCGCGAGGGTCCGCCGGTGGTGAGCGATCGCCGGGTCGATCCGGACGCACCCGTCTACTACCGCTACGGGCCCTTCACGGGTGACTACCGGACCGGTCGCAGCGGGCGGCTGGAGTCGGTGATGGTCGGCCCGGACGGCCGGGTCTTCGACGGGCTGGCGACCGGTTCCTACCGCTGCCCGCCCTGGGCCGCGGATCCCTTCGAAGGGCGCACGGCCCGGGCGCAGGCCTCCCCCGGGCTCGGCGGTGGCCGCTACCGGGTCACCGGTGGCATCGCGCGCAAGCCGCAGGGCAACGTCTACCGGGCGGTCGACCTGCGCACCGGGCTGCCGGTGGTGGTCAAGCAGGCGCGGGCGTTCGTGGCCGAGGACGAGACCGGGGCGGACGCCCGGGCCCGGCTGCGCAACGAGCGGGCGGTGCTCGCCGCGCTCGACGGCCTGCCCGGGGTGCCCCGGGCCCTCGACTCCTTCCGACACCGCTCGGACGAGTACCTGGTGATGAGCAGCTGCGGCGACCGGG from Kitasatospora cathayae includes:
- a CDS encoding Lrp/AsnC family transcriptional regulator, which codes for MPNNPQARRAPVDDVDRAIIRALADNARLPNNALAATVGIAPSTCLTRVRALQERGIIRGFRAELDPAAIGLPLQAMISVRLRAHTREQNESFRSSAPDLPGVLAVFHMAGSDDYLLHVGVAGPEALRDFVVDHLTTHPAVAQTRTNLIFEQIPGRRYLAPEH
- a CDS encoding SflA family class IV lanthipeptide, with the protein product MPGTMIEEIRDAGPLLVDDETILFEDDDRADREATACLADPWVTATTRFACDFNS